A section of the Candidatus Nitrosacidococcus sp. I8 genome encodes:
- a CDS encoding PEP-CTERM sorting domain-containing protein produces the protein MIEQAGIQSGDGLVTITFLSPSESVPEPYTLSLFGLGLLLLGIRMRSLS, from the coding sequence ATGATAGAACAGGCTGGTATTCAATCAGGCGATGGCTTAGTCACCATCACTTTCCTATCGCCTTCAGAAAGTGTCCCGGAACCTTACACTTTAAGTTTATTTGGGTTGGGATTACTTTTACTCGGGATTCGGATGAGATCATTGAGCTAA
- the serC gene encoding 3-phosphoserine/phosphohydroxythreonine transaminase, with the protein MARIYNFSPGPAMLPSEVMEQARDEILNWHNTGMSVMEMSHRGKQYTEIAEESEADFRELLSIPSNYKVLFLQGGAATQFAMVPMNLLRGKKKADYLCTGHWSEKAIEEGQKFCEVNVVANTKSTKFTHIPAQQDWNLNSEAAYFHYTPNETIAGVEFHWIPEIGNVPLAVDMSSTLLSRPIDVSKFGVIYAGAQKNIGCAGLTIIIVREDLIGQTLSGTPTMFDYQIHAKNNSMYNTPSTYPWYISSLVFKWLKKKGGLAAMAEINHKKAETLYGFVDNSSFYTNPVDPTCRSWMNVPFILANSNLDEQFLNQAKQAGLANLKGHRSVGGMRASIYNAMPQEGINALVDFMKEFERTKG; encoded by the coding sequence ATGGCACGTATCTATAATTTTAGTCCTGGTCCAGCAATGCTTCCCAGTGAGGTCATGGAGCAAGCAAGGGATGAGATACTTAACTGGCATAATACGGGAATGTCAGTCATGGAAATGTCTCATCGAGGCAAGCAATATACAGAGATTGCTGAAGAATCTGAAGCAGATTTTAGAGAGTTACTGTCAATCCCGAGTAACTACAAAGTATTATTTTTACAAGGAGGTGCTGCAACTCAATTTGCTATGGTACCTATGAATTTATTACGTGGTAAGAAAAAAGCAGATTATCTATGCACAGGACACTGGTCCGAAAAAGCGATAGAAGAAGGACAAAAATTCTGTGAAGTAAATGTCGTTGCAAATACTAAGAGTACTAAATTTACTCATATTCCTGCTCAACAAGACTGGAATTTAAATTCAGAGGCAGCCTACTTCCATTACACTCCTAATGAAACTATTGCTGGAGTAGAGTTTCACTGGATTCCAGAAATAGGTAATGTACCTCTTGCGGTGGATATGTCTTCTACTCTGTTATCTCGACCTATCGATGTTAGCAAATTTGGTGTGATTTATGCGGGAGCACAAAAGAATATTGGCTGTGCAGGATTAACAATCATTATCGTCCGAGAAGATTTGATAGGTCAAACACTATCTGGAACACCTACTATGTTTGACTATCAAATCCACGCTAAAAATAATTCTATGTACAATACCCCATCTACTTATCCATGGTATATCTCTAGTCTAGTATTTAAGTGGTTGAAGAAAAAAGGCGGGCTTGCGGCTATGGCAGAAATAAATCATAAAAAAGCAGAGACTCTCTATGGATTTGTTGATAATAGTAGTTTTTACACTAACCCAGTAGATCCAACATGCCGCTCTTGGATGAATGTACCTTTTATCTTAGCTAATTCTAATTTAGATGAGCAATTTCTTAATCAAGCTAAACAAGCAGGATTAGCAAATTTAAAAGGACATCGATCTGTTGGTGGAATGAGGGCAAGTATTTATAACGCAATGCCTCAAGAAGGTATCAACGCTTTAGTGGATTTTATGAAAGAATTTGAGCGTACCAAAGGATAG
- the gyrA gene encoding DNA gyrase subunit A, producing the protein MDDIALEVLPVNIEDEMKQSYLDYAMSVIVGRALPDVRDGLKPVHRRVLYAMEQLHNDWNKPYKKSARIVGDVIGKYHPHGDTSVYDAIVRMAQPFAMRYPLIDGQGNFGSVDGDPPAAMRYTEIRMAKISHELLADLHKETVDFVPNYDEVEQEPVVLPTKTPNLLANGSSGIAVGMATNIPPHNLGEVLNACIALIDDPDLGVDELIKYIPGPDFPTSGIINGIDGILSAYRTGRGRVFIRARTYIENNEKSAKQSIIVTELPYTVNKARLLEKIGSLVKEKKIEGIVGLRDESDKEGMRMVIEVRRGDIPEVILNQLYIHTQLQTVFGINMVALVKGQPQVLNLKQVLTYFIEHRQEVVTRRTIFDLRKARERAHILEGLALALTNIDPIIALIKASPNSAAAKEALLSQSWSLGFVADMLQRMGSDISRPENLDKNYGVIENNYYLSPIQAQAILDMRLHRLTGLEQDKIIDEYVQIIALIQSLLEILSNPNRLMAVIREELTEIKSQYISPRRTEIRDERVNVAIEDLIQEESVVVTLSHGGYIKSQSLDTYRAQKRGGKGKAATTMKEEDFIDKLFIGNTHDTLLCFSSRGKVYWKKVHELPQGGRTTRGKPIVNLLPLDSDEKINAILATREFDEGRYIFMATASGVVKKTSLLEFSRPRANGIIALDLDEEDYLINAVLTDGQQEIMLFSSEGKVIRFSEQEVRSMGRTARGVKGIDLNTSGRVIALVIAEGGAILTTTELGYGKCTPITQYRLQGRGGKGIISIRTTPKNGQVIGATQVEREDDIVLITNNGTLIRSPVEGVPLMGRNTQGVKLINLLSGDRLVGIDRIVEESEST; encoded by the coding sequence ATGGATGATATTGCCCTAGAAGTTCTTCCCGTTAATATCGAAGATGAGATGAAACAATCTTATCTCGATTACGCTATGAGCGTAATTGTGGGTAGAGCATTACCGGATGTACGAGATGGGCTAAAACCTGTGCATAGACGGGTGTTATATGCGATGGAGCAACTCCATAATGATTGGAATAAACCCTACAAAAAATCAGCAAGAATTGTGGGAGATGTGATCGGTAAATATCATCCTCATGGAGATACTTCAGTTTATGATGCGATTGTAAGAATGGCACAGCCTTTTGCAATGCGCTATCCGTTGATAGATGGTCAAGGAAATTTTGGCTCTGTCGATGGCGATCCTCCTGCAGCGATGCGTTATACCGAAATTCGCATGGCAAAAATTTCCCATGAGTTACTTGCTGATCTCCATAAAGAAACGGTAGATTTTGTCCCAAATTATGATGAAGTAGAACAAGAGCCTGTTGTTTTACCTACGAAAACACCTAACTTACTAGCTAATGGATCCTCTGGGATTGCGGTAGGGATGGCCACTAATATTCCACCTCATAATCTTGGAGAAGTGCTTAATGCGTGTATTGCACTAATCGATGATCCTGATCTAGGAGTGGATGAATTAATTAAGTATATTCCGGGACCAGATTTTCCCACCTCTGGAATTATTAATGGTATCGATGGGATCTTAAGTGCTTATCGTACAGGTCGAGGGCGAGTTTTCATTCGAGCACGTACTTATATAGAAAATAATGAAAAGAGTGCTAAACAAAGTATTATTGTTACTGAGTTACCTTATACCGTAAATAAAGCTCGTCTGCTTGAGAAAATTGGTAGCCTTGTTAAAGAGAAAAAGATTGAAGGTATTGTAGGTCTTCGAGATGAGTCTGATAAGGAAGGAATGCGGATGGTCATCGAAGTGCGCAGAGGGGATATACCTGAGGTGATACTTAATCAGCTTTATATTCATACCCAGCTACAGACTGTATTTGGAATTAACATGGTTGCCCTTGTGAAGGGACAACCGCAGGTATTAAATCTAAAGCAAGTACTGACCTATTTTATTGAGCATCGTCAAGAGGTAGTAACACGGCGCACTATTTTTGACTTAAGAAAAGCAAGGGAGCGGGCTCATATTTTAGAGGGATTAGCTTTAGCATTGACCAATATTGATCCTATTATCGCTTTGATTAAGGCTTCACCTAATTCAGCAGCAGCTAAGGAAGCACTTTTATCCCAATCTTGGTCATTAGGTTTTGTAGCAGATATGTTACAACGGATGGGTAGTGATATTTCTAGACCAGAAAATTTGGATAAAAATTATGGAGTTATAGAAAATAACTACTATTTATCCCCCATTCAAGCACAAGCAATACTAGATATGCGTCTTCATCGATTAACAGGATTAGAGCAAGATAAAATTATTGATGAATATGTACAAATCATTGCTTTAATTCAATCGTTATTAGAGATTCTCTCTAACCCTAATCGACTGATGGCAGTGATTAGAGAAGAATTAACAGAAATAAAAAGCCAATATATTAGTCCTCGTCGTACTGAAATTAGAGATGAGCGCGTTAATGTTGCCATTGAGGATTTAATTCAAGAAGAAAGTGTAGTGGTTACTTTATCTCATGGTGGTTATATAAAATCTCAGAGCTTAGATACTTATCGTGCTCAAAAACGAGGTGGTAAGGGTAAAGCGGCAACCACCATGAAAGAAGAGGATTTTATTGATAAACTCTTTATTGGTAATACCCATGATACGCTATTATGTTTTTCAAGCCGAGGTAAAGTATATTGGAAAAAGGTTCATGAACTTCCTCAAGGAGGAAGAACTACTCGTGGAAAACCTATCGTTAATCTACTTCCTTTAGATTCTGATGAGAAAATCAATGCAATTCTTGCAACACGGGAATTTGATGAGGGTAGGTATATTTTTATGGCAACTGCTTCAGGGGTTGTGAAAAAAACATCGCTACTAGAATTTTCTAGACCTCGTGCTAATGGCATTATTGCTCTAGATTTAGATGAAGAGGATTATTTGATTAATGCAGTGCTTACCGATGGTCAGCAGGAAATTATGTTATTTAGTTCTGAAGGTAAAGTCATTCGGTTTTCAGAACAAGAAGTGAGATCTATGGGGAGAACAGCACGAGGTGTAAAAGGAATTGACCTTAATACAAGTGGCCGAGTAATTGCCCTAGTAATTGCAGAAGGTGGTGCTATCTTAACTACAACAGAGCTAGGTTATGGGAAATGCACACCGATTACTCAATACCGCCTTCAAGGGCGGGGGGGGAAAGGAATTATTTCTATTCGTACTACCCCTAAGAATGGTCAAGTGATTGGGGCTACTCAAGTGGAAAGAGAAGATGATATTGTATTAATTACAAATAATGGTACCTTAATTCGCAGTCCTGTAGAAGGCGTTCCCCTGATGGGACGAAATACTCAAGGGGTTAAATTAATTAATCTTTTGAGTGGTGATCGTTTAGTGGGTATTGATCGAATTGTTGAAGAAAGTGAATCTACATAA
- a CDS encoding adenine phosphoribosyltransferase, whose translation MDIDQLKGIVRDIPDFPKPGILFKDITPLVKDPDALKFIIGHGLNLFSRQNITAVAGIEARGFIFGSLMAWELGVSFIPLRKPGKLPYKVREISYTTEYSTAALEIHEDALSSKDNVLLVDDLLATGGSAKAACDLIKQLGATIAACFFIVELDFLNGKEILKEYPVHSLLHY comes from the coding sequence ATGGACATAGATCAACTTAAAGGGATTGTGCGTGATATTCCAGATTTTCCCAAACCCGGCATTTTATTTAAGGATATTACCCCACTTGTTAAAGACCCAGATGCACTAAAGTTCATTATAGGTCATGGATTAAACCTATTCTCAAGGCAAAATATTACTGCGGTTGCAGGAATCGAAGCTCGAGGATTTATTTTTGGATCTTTAATGGCTTGGGAGTTAGGGGTTAGCTTTATTCCTCTACGTAAGCCCGGCAAACTTCCCTATAAAGTACGAGAAATTTCCTATACAACAGAATACAGCACTGCAGCTTTAGAAATCCATGAAGATGCCCTTAGCTCAAAAGATAACGTTTTATTGGTAGATGATTTATTAGCCACCGGGGGATCGGCTAAAGCGGCATGCGATCTAATTAAGCAGCTAGGAGCTACCATAGCTGCCTGCTTTTTCATCGTAGAATTAGATTTCTTAAATGGAAAAGAAATTCTTAAAGAATACCCAGTGCATTCTTTACTTCATTATTAG
- a CDS encoding M61 family metallopeptidase, protein MADIHYHIYPKNPQAHLFEITLTILNPNPKGQKLLLPAWIPGSYLIRDFAKHVIQLKAESRGQLIAIEKIDKSTWQCVPVAQSLKIIYEVYAWDDSVRTAYLDTFRGFFNGSSVFLKVIGQENQPCEITISPPIGKAYEHWKVATAFQAAGAKPYSFGNYQADNYEELIDHPVEMGQFSLATFYACNVPHDVVISGYHRTDMDRLCKDLKVLCEHHIRFFGEPAPMKRYVFLIKATGDGYGGLEHRASSALICNRDHLPQIASPLNKEGYRTFLGLCSHEYFHTWQVKRIKPMVFIPYDLTKENYTRLLWVFEGITSYYDDLALVRTGLISSESYLFLLSHTITRVLQGSGRLKQSLADSSFDAWTKFYQQDANAPNAIVSYYAKGSLVALALDLTLRQKTHGKCSLDDVMKILWQSYGKQGQGLLEHEIEQLVQEMSGLDLTAFFDHALRGTADLELESLFQWVGIHYQLYYSNKKEEQPQATLGVKLTPKILEAKVSQVFDHGTAQLGGIAAGDIIIAIDGIKATAENLENLIAAYPVDTTITLHAFRADILHSFQVILKPVLKNICLLSFNEQASSEAIITRKSWLN, encoded by the coding sequence ATGGCAGATATTCATTATCATATTTACCCCAAAAATCCCCAAGCCCATTTATTTGAAATTACCTTAACTATTTTAAATCCTAATCCTAAAGGGCAAAAGTTATTACTACCTGCCTGGATTCCGGGAAGTTATTTGATCCGAGATTTTGCAAAGCATGTAATACAGCTTAAAGCAGAATCTCGGGGGCAACTTATAGCCATAGAAAAAATAGATAAATCCACTTGGCAATGCGTTCCAGTAGCCCAATCTCTTAAAATCATCTACGAGGTCTATGCTTGGGATGACTCAGTGCGTACCGCTTATTTAGATACTTTTCGAGGGTTTTTTAATGGGAGTAGCGTATTTCTTAAAGTCATCGGGCAAGAAAACCAACCCTGTGAAATTACCATTTCACCCCCTATAGGAAAAGCTTATGAACATTGGAAAGTAGCCACTGCTTTTCAAGCTGCAGGAGCAAAGCCTTATAGTTTTGGAAATTATCAGGCAGATAATTATGAAGAGTTGATTGATCATCCAGTGGAAATGGGGCAATTTAGTTTGGCTACCTTTTATGCCTGTAATGTACCCCATGATGTTGTGATTTCAGGATATCATCGGACCGATATGGATCGGTTATGTAAAGATCTAAAAGTTTTATGTGAACACCATATTCGATTCTTCGGTGAACCGGCTCCTATGAAACGCTATGTCTTTCTAATTAAAGCAACCGGTGATGGTTATGGGGGATTGGAACATCGAGCTTCATCAGCATTAATTTGCAATCGGGATCATCTTCCCCAGATAGCCAGTCCTTTGAATAAAGAAGGCTATCGTACCTTTCTGGGTCTGTGTAGCCATGAGTATTTCCATACTTGGCAGGTAAAGCGAATTAAACCTATGGTATTTATTCCCTATGATTTAACCAAGGAAAACTATACCCGCCTACTTTGGGTATTTGAAGGAATCACTTCTTATTATGATGATCTTGCCTTAGTGCGTACAGGGTTAATTAGTTCAGAGAGCTATTTGTTTTTACTTTCCCATACCATTACTAGAGTATTGCAAGGATCAGGGAGATTAAAGCAAAGTTTAGCCGATTCTAGCTTTGATGCATGGACCAAGTTTTATCAGCAAGATGCGAATGCTCCCAATGCGATTGTCAGTTACTATGCAAAAGGATCTTTAGTTGCTTTAGCCTTAGATTTAACTTTAAGGCAAAAAACTCATGGGAAATGCTCCTTAGATGATGTGATGAAAATACTTTGGCAATCTTATGGTAAGCAAGGCCAAGGTTTATTGGAACATGAAATAGAACAACTCGTTCAAGAAATGTCTGGCTTAGATCTAACCGCATTTTTTGATCATGCTTTGCGAGGCACCGCAGATCTAGAGTTAGAATCTTTATTTCAATGGGTAGGCATTCACTACCAATTATATTATTCAAACAAAAAAGAGGAGCAACCTCAAGCAACGCTAGGAGTAAAACTAACGCCAAAAATATTAGAGGCAAAAGTTAGCCAGGTTTTTGATCATGGTACAGCGCAACTTGGAGGCATTGCAGCAGGAGATATCATTATTGCAATAGATGGCATTAAAGCCACGGCAGAGAATTTAGAAAATTTAATTGCTGCCTATCCTGTAGACACAACGATCACGCTTCATGCTTTTCGGGCAGATATCTTACATTCATTTCAAGTCATTCTAAAACCTGTTCTTAAAAATATCTGTCTTTTAAGTTTTAATGAACAGGCTTCTTCAGAGGCAATTATTACAAGAAAATCTTGGCTTAATTAA